AATGAATACTTTCAATACATTACTAGTAGTGAAAGCAACTAACTAAGCAAGCATTACAATGACAGAAGAACTATATATGTTTGGGTGGCTCTATAGCCACCGGTGGGGGCTCCCAATAATAcatttcatatgttttttttttttgttttcattttcacatgcattttttgtcaattttaaatatatatttttttaaaaatttacaacatcattaaaaaataactctttaatcattaaataaaaaaatcccaacaaaaaaGACTAGCATTTTCCCATTGTTTTGCTATTTTACTTATTATACTTGTATATAATTAGATCCTTtgcattttaaataaataaataaaagaagtgttatagacataaagaaattatacaaaattaaacctACAAACTGATATATTTTCATACGATctgttacatttattttataataaaattaattttataatttaacgtattatatcgaatcatattaatttagaaatttatttttatctaacctatttataactaaaatatttattttaaaaaatagagtatATTCATTTAATCCAAAAATAGTAGTAATACATATATTCTTTGTTTTGGAGAGCTGACAGTGGCATAAGACGCATATTCCGAGCCATGAGGGGGCAGtatatgatcatcatgatgacAATTTGAGCTTGGGAGATGAGGGGACTTCGACCGATATGCAACATATCTGGCCGTACAAGGAAAATGGAATGGAAAAGACATACTTTTGGAGTAGATTCTACTGTAAATTGCCTTTTgcagagaaaaagagagacatATTCAATTGCCTTTAGCCtagttctttttgtttttccctcTAAAACCAGgtcaaattattttcttgctctaaaaaaataaaatataataaaaaagtacaatttaCACATGCCACTTTCACGAAACACATGTTCCACAACAAATATCACACCTTTCACGGATCGCCCATCACTATAGCTAAAAATCAAAATCTAGTTTGCTTATTTTAATGATGACatgtattttgttaaaaaattgtttgataattattattatttttatttttataattttgtaatgaattctttatgacaATTGATCTGATCTGTTCTTTGGCATAATGGATTCGATTAACAGAGTTTTTAATCGAATTTTTGAGTTTACAGTAAAAGAAATagaacaattttatttattatttttacacatcatatatcatataccatatttttttattaaatctatagtatataaatgatgagtataaaaatttaattaattttaaaaaaataaaattaaaacagataataaaaaaatatgacatgTCATGTGTGAATGATagtaacaaaattttaattttacaaaatttataattatttaaattaattatatctaTCTCAGCAGTAAACAGTAAATAGGCCACGTAGTCCATCTCAGAAAAATAACCCTTCGGCTGGCTGGTGCGTACAAAACACACCGCCAGCAAATCCAACGGCCACAATGACCCCATGGAAAGTCCTCCACCCAAGGCCGAGGGTACATCAATCGAGTCTATGGACAGCGTGAAACAAAGAACTAGGCAAGTGAAAAGCTCAGCCTGGCTAAACTCGAGCTGATAAGCTCGGACACTCTCAGTGACGGTACATCGAGAGAGCAGCGGCGTCGTGTATCGATGGCGCAGAAGAGCAATCTGGTGATCGATCCAAGACCGGTTTCTGTAAATCGAACTCCGTCTTCTACAGCAAACGTAAGACCCCCGCACACCCACTTAACCATTCCCTGGATGTCACCACCTTCATCTCTTCCCGGGCCCACCATGGCAAGATCGCCTTCGTCGACGCCTCCACCGGCCGCCACCTCACCTTCCCCGATCTCTGGCTTGCCGTCGATTCCGTTGCCACTTGTCTCTCTGAGATGGGTGTCAAGAAAGGCCAAgtcatcttcctcctctctcccAACTCCATCTTCTTCCCCGTTGTGTGTCTCGCCGTCATGTCCCTCGGCGCCGTAATAACCACCACCAACCCCCTCAATACCAACCGAGAAATCGCCAAGCAGATCACCGATTCGAAACCGGTCCTCGCTTTCACTACTCGCGAACTCGTTCCCAAACTTGCCGGGTCAAATCTCCGAATAGTACTACTGGACGAGCAGTCCATCCCCACTGTTCAGAATGCTAGAATTGTGGCCTCGTTGGAGGAAATGCTGAAGAAGCCCCCAAGTGGGACCCGAGTCAGGGAACGAGTCAACCAGGACGACACGGCGACTCTGCTCTACTCGTCAGGCACCACCGGTGCGAGTAAAGGGGTGGTGGGTTCTCATAAGAGCCTCATAGCAATGGTTCAAATCGTGCTCAGCCGCTTCAATTTGGACGAAGGAGACCAGAGGATCATCTGCACCGTCCCTATGTTTCACATCTACGGTCTAGCAGTGTTCGCGTTGGCCCTACTGGCGTCAGGAACGACGGTGGTGATCCTCTCCAAGTACGAGATGCATGACATGCTCTCAGCGATCGAGAAGTACCGGGTAACATACCTCCCTCTCGTGCCACCGATTCTAGTGGCGCTCGTGAACAGTGCTGATCAGATACGGACCAAGTACAATCTGAGCTCGCTCCAATCGGTTTTGTCCGGTGGAGCCCCGCTGAGCAAGGAGGTGATCGAGGGGTTCGTGGAGAGGTATCCAACGGTGACAATTCTTCAGGGGTACGGGTTGACGGAATCGTCAGGGGTGGGGGCGTCCACGGACTCATTGGAGGAGAGCAGGCGGTACGGAACGGCGGGGTTGTTGTCTTCAGGCATGGAGGCAAAGATTGTGAGCCCGGAGACCGGTGAAGCTCTGCCGGTAAACCGGCCCGGTGAGCTTTGGCTCAGAGGTCCCACCATCATGACAGgtacatttttatattattttgctGGTTTGCGTTATCTTAATTTGTCAAAATAAATCTGAATgtcttacttattatatatttataattaataaatcgGAAAATGACTTTATTAGACTTTCGCACATGTGATATGTATGATCATTGACCAACTTGATCGGTAGGAATCGTGGGATCATGTTAACGTCCGGGGCTCGCGCATCTTAacagtagcattattcttttatgagttttattatgtacaagcaagtttgcataTTAATCTGCGTgttaatgttgttgccttcatattctaaattcaaattagcactgttttcaataaaatttactttctgaccaatcatattgaatgggcGCATGTATTAGTACACAGAATCGCTTACATttagatttttccttcttttctatACATATTCCTCtgtaacaaaaattttatatggaCCTACTTTTGTATACTCTTTTacacattttattaatataattgattctatatttttttaatataaaataactgttttgattaattactaGTGTATAATAAATTTGTTAAAATGACTTTATCTAACAGTACTCACTTAAAATAACGAGTGATAAATAAACAATCTTTTTATAGACAAAAATCATACTGGTCTGTGCGTGATAACAaatgaatgttgttttcattttatttatttatttttttatcgttactcattatttatcttaagttctattatttaaatacagTACTGTCacgtttttatttatattcccGACAAACGGTAAGCTTTTTGTTTCCTTGCATTCTTTCATGCGACGGGTCTTGTATGGTTGATTTGGGGATGCTTTAGACACTTAGAGGatctttaaattatgttaataacTTAATAGTAATGAACTGATTTgagttgaaatattttgttgagttttgaaaaatgagagagaaaaaattgaataaaaatattataaagttaaaaaattgtttgaatataaattttaatattatttttgttttgaagtttgtaaaagttgtattgatttttgtgtttagataatgtttaagtaataattagatgaaaagatTTAGGACCCATTTGTCTTcagaaagtgttttatctcatcccatcattataattttctcaaatttctatacaaaatataataaacaattcaaaattttcaaatcccaattcaacatttttaaatcctaaaacaatgataatattaaaaaataatattctaacaatatttttttcaacttttatctaaaaccatctcactTCATCTCTGAATCGAAACTagtttttaagatttgaaattgaaaaatgctttatatttaagtgatgtttgagatTGAAATTATGAGACATTTTGAGAATTTCATGTCTCAGTGTCCAAAGGTCCCCTTATTCGTGCCAGCTTGGACTTGACCACCAATCCAAAGGTCCCCATATTCGTGTCAATTTAGACTTACCAAGTTCTCCTAAATAACTGAATTGTTAGCAAGCAAGCGCTGGTATTGTTTAAAATTGGAGAGCTGATCTCACTAATAAGAGAGAGCAATGGAAACGAAAATGTCTGTTGTTTACATGAATATTTATAGGCTTCAAAGAGTCCTTATGGCTTCCAGTCTTAACTTCACTCATGATTTACTTCACACATAACTCCCAGTTTCATGAAGAATAATTCCCCTACGTGTAGCTCCCACTTGAAAGCACAAGACACAACTCTTCAAGAGAGATACTAGATTGGTAACTTACAAGGATATGAAAGATCGAGAGAAGCTATTGAAATTAAGTTCATTATTCAACAGCTATGCTTTACAATCGAGTGTATAGTAGTAGTGTCTGTCGTTGCTGGTGGTAACTGATCTTGACTTGTTTCCTTCAGCATTGATGGTTGAGCatattgattaatatatattttcactctGTTTATTTTTCAAGCTGTCCGATTTTATGCAACTGCATTTGCGGTTTGCCTATCAATACCCCTATAACGCCCCAATGAAAgatccaaaccacatgacctatactctaaaagaacATACCATTGGAGCCTTAATAAAGAGTAAAAATTTTTCCTTTCCGAAGTAATGTGGGCCAActactcttatccttatcataatCTCCCTCCCTTAAATTCCTGatgtcctcgtcgggcctgtttATTATTGTAGGTAGTACGGCTCAAGTCCTACATTTCTAGTTGGAACTTGgatctgatactatttgtaatgcTCTAACAAAAGGcctaaaccacatggcctatacttcaaaaggactaatcaataatacaattggagtcctattggaaccttataaagagtaagaacttttttttcctaaacaatgtgagatctcatttaTCACCTATCCTTATTTTTATCCTATGGGATATCACAACCCCTAGCCCGTCCTCCGGTGCTGGTTTCCATCAAACAATTTAGACCTAGGTTTGCCAAGGGCCCATCTATTCTGATTTGTTCCGTAATATTGTTGCTTGTATTTGTTCCATATCCATGCCATAGTTGATGATAGAATGCTATGGCTCACAAGTGTTTGACGTTGTCGctggaaatttatttttgctgAGTGATACGGGGAATGTTGTTGTTGCAGGTTATTTCAGTAATGCAGAAGCAACAGCATCAACTCTTGATTCAGAGGGATGGTTGAAAACTGGAGATATCtgctatattgatgatgatgggttcatttttgttgttgataGGTTGAAGGAGCTAATTAAATACAAGGGATATCAGGTGAGGCATTAATAATTAGGTTCTGGATCTTGGATTTGGCCTTCTTTTATATACAAACACCTATGCCTTAGAACACAATGCATGAGGAGGAtgctatatatatgagaaagtCAACCAGCAACTGGATATCATCATGTTTAGAAAGTTATTTTGAATCACATTATCATGAAAATCGtgtctcaagaaaaaaaatgctaatttcTCTCTAACGTCTTAGGTCCCCCCAGCTGAACTAGAGGCCTTGTTGCTTGCTCATCCGGAGATCTCTGATGCTGCTGTTATACCGTAAGTCTTCTTGTCTAGAGGCAAAAGAGCTGGATTACTTGCTATTATGCATCCTTGTTAATCTTTGTAGACAAACACAATACATTTAAGGGAAATGGGTTTTTAGAGAGCAATATGTGATTTacaaaaaaggaagaagggAGACCCtctgtttgatttgttttgttttagctTTCCTGATAAGGAGGCTGGACAGTGCCCCATGGCATACGTGGTAAGAAAAGCTGGAAGCAATCTCTCTGACAGAGCAGTCATGGACTTTGTAACGGGACAGGTGAGCGAGAGTATTGATGCAAAAATACGAGTTGTATTATTGAATCTCGACGCTAGCACAAATCCGTTGTTACTTGTTAGTTCTGTGCTGACATACTATATGTACACAGGTGGCTCCATACAAGAGAATCAGGAGAGTGGCATTTATAGATTCTATACCCAAGAATCCGTCCGGCAAGATTCTTAGGAAGGATCTTATACAGCTTGCAACCTCCAAActctgaattgtttattgtttgCTTACTGGGACGGTTACAGTTGCATTTCTTCATTAACATAAAAAACCCATGTATTTATCCATTTTATGCTCGGATGAATGAATCGTGCTTGTTATTTTGgtttgagaaatactttagccacaaagagattgCACAagagtaaacttataaattaatgtggatTGATGTATatagtacgtcagattgtaaaattacttgtattttaaaatgaaacatATCACATAAagtcacattaatttgtgaatttagtTTTATGAAATCTATTTGTGACTATAGTACTACTTGGTTGGTTTTGATAATTGAAGTTTATGCCTTTTGTTTTCTGTTATACGTAAACTTGGTTAAACATGGAAGCCATATCTAGTTGGGCAGGACATTCTCTAGCTTCTCAATCATTATCAAGTGGGAAAGTATACTTGTTCTGCTGATACGTAACCCAGAGGAATAACTCGTGTAGTATTTTGGACAACCGAATTGTCCCAAATTGTTTATAAATGGACAACAGTGTAACCTGGAAAGGTGAAAAAGCATGCGTTGAAGCGGTCATTGGAGAGTTCAGAAGAGAGCGTGCTATACTTCTTTCTCTTCCACCATTTCTCTATGATCTCACTTGAATTCTTAGAACTTCTCTTCGATTTTTATTATATCTGCTTTGATAGGTAGGTTGAAGCCTGAAGGTCTAGATTGTTCCAGTCTGATAAGATTGGCTGTGATTTGGGTATGCAGTATTTCTCAGAATACCTCATtatcatttattattactttttatttatttttcactattatttacagaataacTGATAATACCTAAATACAAACTTATATAGTCAGTTGAGGAGATCGAGCAAAAAGGTGACAAGTGTGAAGAAAGAAAGGTAATGTAATAGGAGGGGGGCATTGTGTTGCGATCGACTGCCTCTAGTGGTGTAACGGACCTTTTGCTAGATACTAGGCAAGCAGTGTAAGCTAAAATGCTCTAATTTGTGGAGGCATGTAGAACTTTGGCAACGATGAGGTCACGGAaggatgttttgttaaaaatataatataaataataaaatttaattcttgtaattagtttaaattaagtgattattttaaataatatcataatacaggtctttaaatctttactttacattatattttattaaattaaatattctacataTTGGACTTATTAATTGAATAAGAATTTaaccataataatttttttaaattaatttaaactttcAAGATAAATAATCATGGTCAATATGGTGGCCTGGGATGCTTTTACCGGTCTCATTGCTATTGGGCTCTGTCCGGGGTCCCTTGCAAACTACATTACTTTCAGGACGCAGACCTTCCGTGATTGAGtatcaatttattatattttaataaaacgaATTAAAGATTTATTACTTCCAAAATTGAATTATTGATCATTTTAAATCGAATGGAGTAGCTCAAGAAATCTAGGGAGTATCTTCTAATTCATTTCTGGGGTACTGAAGAAACCGGTAAGTGTTGGTACAAGTACGGTGGTTTGTCGGTTTCAGTTCAAAACTATTGACAGTCAGCCACCTGTAGTCTATCATACTATGATTGAGTGATATTATAAGTACATGCACCAAACTGTTCGAAATTAGAACTGCCTGCATTCATCACCCAGTACGAAAAAGTCCAGAAAATTGCCGCTTGTATGCTTGGCTTCACCGGTAGTATTTGCACGTGCATTCCCATCAGACGTAGCCCAAGACGACAATAGAGAGTATTTTTTGGGGATATCTTCTGATTTTTTAGCATGTTCTTTTGTTGTTCATCTTACCTCTTTTAGCTACTGATCGAGGTCTTCTAGTAATGATTAAACAGTTCTTGTCCAAGTGGTACTCTACTACTGTACATATGTATCtgaagataatataattaattccttttttttatatatatatgaagataatcTAATTTCCCAGTTGGAAAGAAGACTTTCACAGGTATTTGTAGTACAATTCACAGAACTACTTATCCTACCGATCGATaaatattacacacacacacacacacatacttcCCTATTGGATGGGTCGTCATTAAATCTACCACGTGCATGCATGCGACACAGTTACAATCCGTGATAATTGAAGTTTGAACTCCTTAATTTGTTAGCATTAATTGCGGCAAGCAaagtcctagctagctaggctacCAATTTTCCACGAccttataagaaaattaatgatcAAGGAGAGGGATGGGTTTATTAATCAGTTGCGACTGATCATCAAATAATCTAATCTTTTGGCTCTCATGAATTTAGACGTTCTTTCAAAATAATCAAGTCCACTTTACTGCTACTTCACGTGCATTTTCTCCTGTTTGCATGCTGCGAGATTCAGGATTCAAACCATgcatttagttaattaattgGTAACTCCATATGGACAAGCTTTAAATTCCAAGTTTGGAAGATCATGCGACTTTATCAATAGCTAGGAACTTTGGCAtcaataacctatttaatttgCTTGAGTAGCTAGGATCGATATCACTTGTGGTGAAGCCAACATGTTCTATTAATACATGTCATGTCCAACTTGGTCCCCACCAGAGAGTTATTGATCGTGAATCGTCGATAAGATCCAAAACAAGCCCACTTCCAAAACCATGTCTTCTATCCAATCAGCACATGGTTTTGGTTGAAACACAAAGTACTTCACATTCAACCAAACTCAGGTTTTGTTCCCGTGCCAGTCTACTCATGAATCATAACCCtatactgatatatatatatatatatataccctagTCGTAGACGTTGTTATTTGTAGCTTGTCTATCGCCAatctgagaaagaaaaaagagaaaccaCCATGATCAGCTTGAAAAAACTCATTGACATGGCAAGGAAGTGGAAGAAAATGGCTGGCATTGGGAGGAGAACGATCTCACTCCCAATAATCCGCCACAGGGTGGCTGATAAGGGTCACTTCGTCGTATACACGACAGATAAGAAAAGGTTTGTGGTGCCTTTGGTTTATTTGCGCAGCAGAATCTTTAAAGAGCTATTTAGGATGTCTGAGGAAGAGTTTGGGCTGCCAAAGGACGGGCCAATCACGTTGCCATGCGATGCGGCCTTCTTGGAGTACGCCGTGTTGGTAGTTCAAAGGAGTGTCTCTGTAGAGGCGCTAGAGAAGGCATTGCTGGTATCGATAGCCTCTTTGCGGTGCTCGGCAACTGCAGAAGAGTTGAGTTATTATCGTCAAATATTTATCCATGGCTTCTGATCgatcatgcatgcagcatgcattcAGCTCgcatttatatatacatgatcaaGATAACATTTTAAGACCACATTAACATTGAAGATTACATTTTGCTTTCCCCTGTTAATACAACCTTGATTTAATAAAGATCTTGTACTTTTTTGTTGTGAAAGATAGAGAGTTTAATCCTTCTTGTTTGTTTATAAATTGGGTCTCTTTTTGGTGGACGAATTTCATTGAGTGGTGAACTGATCTATCCTTTAGTGTTGATGTGCGTCAACTTCTTAAATCTCAAACACTATCGGCCGACATGTCATGAGAGTTGAGACGTCGTGGACGGTGGAAGTGATCAAACTTGCTTTTAAACGAAAataacaagaagaaagaaaagaaacgaaaacgGAAAAAGACATTGGGCGTGTTTTTGTAAGCTGAAACGGGGCCCATTTGCAACCGTATAGTTTCATACGTGCCTCTTGCCTATAAGTACTGAGGCACAAGATCAGCGGCCGCATCCGATCGATTCTTCTTTTTTGTACGAGTAACagtctttttataacaaaaaagtgaatttcactgtaaaaactataaaaaaaaatttacatttcttataaaagatttgtgtgaaatttatctatttaaaaattatatataatattattttttgagaaataaattaaccacaaaaagattaaacaaaattaatcctacaaattgacgtgatttaatatggtttgtttattaaaaattagatctaacggatcatatcaaaatatatcaatttctaagattatttttgtgcaaTCCACTTCTCTTACTCTTTTCTTAAGAGCCTTTTAGTTCCACGAGACATGTCCAATTTAGTTGAGATAGCCAAAATTCTCTACTCGATTTATAATCCTtgttcaagaaaaagaaaagaaagaaaccgccatctacaaatttcaaatagattatTCTCGTATGAaagatgataatatatatatatatagacaagaACCATATGAATCTATTTtgtcaaaagattttttttttttttaatctatctcAACTTGACCTAACAACCTAGATGAATCACGTCACGTCGTCACTCTAACCATTTGGTCTAATACTGAAATTCATTCCCTCTACCATCCCAGAGGtattattttctctcaaccaAAAGACCCAACCATTTCAGCCTCTCTGCCAAGAGGGGGGTGGAGTtttggctcctccctccctccctccctccctctccatGTTTGGCCTACGTCGAAACTgtccatagattttttttttcaattttctttagttttctgTCCATAGCACCAAAATGTGCCGATTTGCTACCTACCAGCTTCCTATGACTGCCACGCGCCCCACCATTAGATTCTCTCGTTGTTGATCTGTCGAGTGGTAGAAGAAAAGCAACCAAAAGAGTGGCATGTGTGTCTCACATGCCGCTGCGCCATAGAGAGTCTGACGCCACCACGCGCAACACCATCGGGACCAGTGGCTTCAGATCTCTCAAATACGAcctttatcttcttttcaagaGTGATACATGAGCTACACACGCCTCTATAGCCAGTGACGATCATTCGCCGGCAAATTGAGTCATCTTTTGGTTGTTACTTTCCTATATTCCTGTTTTCTCTAACCAATGATCAATATAAAATGGTCGTGAAAGTCTCCTTCAGCTAGTCCAAATCAACAAAATACAGTACATAACAATCCACTGCGACTTGTAGCCGTAGTAttatagtctgtttatcagactatATTAAAATCGCTTCAAGTAGCTTTTCCTTTGTGAGAAATGGGTAGGAACCAAATTTTTTGTTCCAGatccatcttttttatttttcttgtgttgCTTTTATTTAGTTTGAGATGATTGTTGTGGGCTTCCACCCCATTGTATTTAACATCTTGCAACAACGTCTATCTACGCAATGCTTGCttagaggaaaataaaaaataaaaaaaaaacgtgtcACTCTTATTCAATCTTGTCTTGcttaaaaataatgtaatagAATCTTTTCAAATTAGGATTGAAATCACCCTAATCTGAATTAAGCTG
This genomic interval from Juglans microcarpa x Juglans regia isolate MS1-56 chromosome 4D, Jm3101_v1.0, whole genome shotgun sequence contains the following:
- the LOC121259975 gene encoding LOW QUALITY PROTEIN: 4-coumarate--CoA ligase-like 5 (The sequence of the model RefSeq protein was modified relative to this genomic sequence to represent the inferred CDS: inserted 1 base in 1 codon), whose product is MAQKSNLVIDPRXGFCKSNSVFYSKRKTPAHPLNHSLDVTTFISSRAHHGKIAFVDASTGRHLTFPDLWLAVDSVATCLSEMGVKKGQVIFLLSPNSIFFPVVCLAVMSLGAVITTTNPLNTNREIAKQITDSKPVLAFTTRELVPKLAGSNLRIVLLDEQSIPTVQNARIVASLEEMLKKPPSGTRVRERVNQDDTATLLYSSGTTGASKGVVGSHKSLIAMVQIVLSRFNLDEGDQRIICTVPMFHIYGLAVFALALLASGTTVVILSKYEMHDMLSAIEKYRVTYLPLVPPILVALVNSADQIRTKYNLSSLQSVLSGGAPLSKEVIEGFVERYPTVTILQGYGLTESSGVGASTDSLEESRRYGTAGLLSSGMEAKIVSPETGEALPVNRPGELWLRGPTIMTGYFSNAEATASTLDSEGWLKTGDICYIDDDGFIFVVDRLKELIKYKGYQVPPAELEALLLAHPEISDAAVIPFPDKEAGQCPMAYVVRKAGSNLSDRAVMDFVTGQVAPYKRIRRVAFIDSIPKNPSGKILRKDLIQLATSKL
- the LOC121260251 gene encoding auxin-responsive protein SAUR66-like gives rise to the protein MARKWKKMAGIGRRTISLPIIRHRVADKGHFVVYTTDKKRFVVPLVYLRSRIFKELFRMSEEEFGLPKDGPITLPCDAAFLEYAVLVVQRSVSVEALEKALLVSIASLRCSATAEELSYYRQIFIHGF